From the genome of Miscanthus floridulus cultivar M001 chromosome 10, ASM1932011v1, whole genome shotgun sequence, one region includes:
- the LOC136490281 gene encoding pentatricopeptide repeat-containing protein At3g12770-like yields the protein MPVRPPTAAAVLVHRYTRIITAAAASSPASLRALLPIYARAIVLGVSANPAFATSLIAAVAPASLAYARRVFDAAPVRDAYMWNTLLRVHAHSQSSYAVDALALYKRMRAAGVAPDHYTYPIVLPACAAARRPWLGRAAHGDAVRFALAGDGFVRCTLIAMYFQEGEVADAELVFAESHGSSRTVVSWTAMVAGYVQNYFYGEARALFGTMVAEGVLPSEITLISFLPCLQGQEWLNAGEMVHGFVIKSGFDANIPLANALVAMYGKCRSIPMAEALFEGMAVRSLVSWNTMVAIYEQHGDVVEAIKFFRRMLTEKVGFDCVTLVSVLSACARSGALETGKWVHEFARSHGLDTDARIGNVLVDMYAKCGEIADARRVFDCLHVRGVVSWSAMINAYANHGDSEEALKVFCLMKSEGVRPNCFTFTAVLVACGHSGLVNDGLKHFNSILSDYQMSPTLEHYACMVDMLGRAGRLVEAYEIIRGMSLHPDKCVWGAFLGGCKLHSNLELAEFVAKDLFQSGSNDVTFYVLMSNMYFEAGMLEDAERIRRAMKEMELKKTAGRSAVNQ from the coding sequence ATGCCAGTACGGCCCCCTACCGCCGCCGCTGTCCTCGTCCACCGCTACACCCGCAtcatcaccgccgccgccgcctcctcgccggCCTCCCTCCGCGCCCTCCTCCCCATCTACGCTCGCGCCATCGTCCTCGGCGTATCCGCGAACCCGGCCTTCGCCACCAGCCTCATCGCCGCCGTGGCGCCCGCCTCCCTCGCCTACGCACGCAGGGTGTTCGACGCCGCGCCTGTACGCGATGCCTACATGTGGAACACCCTCCTCCGCGTGCACGCCCACTCCCAGTCGTCGTACGCCGTCGACGCCCTCGCCCTCTACAAGCGGATGCGCGCCGCCGGCGTCGCGCCGGACCATTACACCTACCCGATCGTGCTCCCGGCTTGCGCGGCTGCGCGCCGGCCGTGGCTCGGGCGAGCCGCGCACGGCGACGCGGTGCGGTTCGCGCTCGCTGGGGACGGGTTCGTGCGCTGCACTCTCATCGCGATGTACTTCCAGGAAGGGGAGGTGGCAGACGCTGAGCTAGTCTTTGCTGAGAGCCATGGATCATCCCGGACGGTGGTGTCGTGGACGGCCATGGTTGCTGGCTACGTGCAAAACTACTTCTATGGGGAGGCACGTGCGTTGTTTGGCACAATGGTTGCCGAGGGTGTACTTCCGAGTGAGATCACTCTGATCAGTTTCCTGCCCTGCTTGCAGGGCCAAGAATGGCTGAATGCCGGGGAAATGGTTCACGGGTTCGTGATCAAGTCGGGGTTTGATGCAAACATTCCATTGGCTAATGCCCTCGTCGCAATGTATGGGAAGTGCAGGAGCATTCCCATGGCAGAAGCTCTGTTTGAGGGAATGGCGGTACGCAGTCTGGTTTCTTGGAACACGATGGTTGCAATCTATGAGCAGCATGGTGATGTGGTTGAGGCAATCAAATTCTTCCGCAGGATGCTTACTGAGAAGGTGGGGTTTGATTGTGTGACTTTGGTCAGTGTTCTGTCTGCTTGTGCACGCTCAGGAGCCCTGGAGACTGGCAAATGGGTGCATGAGTTTGCCCGGAGTCATGGGCTTGACACAGATGCAAGGATTGGCAATGTTCTTGTCGACATGTATGCAAAGTGCGGCGAGATTGCTGATGCAAGGAGGGTCTTTGACTGTTTGCATGTGCGTGGTGTTGTGTCCTGGAGTGCCATGATAAATGCATATGCCAACCATGGGGATTCTGAGGAGGCTCTCAAGGTCTTCTGCCTGATGAAAAGTGAAGGGGTGAGACCAAATTGTTTCACATTCACTGCAGTTCTAGTGGCGTGTGGCCACTCAGGCCTTGTTAACGACGGACTGAAGCATTTCAACAGCATCCTTTCTGACTACCAAATGTCGCCTACACTGGAGCACTATGCCTGCATGGTTGACATGCTAGGGCGAGCTGGTAGACTTGTGGAAGCATATGAAATCATCAGGGGAATGTCGTTGCACCCAGATAAGTGCGTGTGGGGTGCATTCCTTGGGGGTTGTAAGCTTCACAGCAATCTGGAGCTAGCTGAATTCGTTGCCAAGGACCTCTTCCAGTCAGGCTCCAATGATGTCACATTCTATGTTTTGATGTCAAACATGTACTTCGAAGCTGGAATGTTGGAAGATGCAGAAAGGATAAGACGAGCCATGAAGGAGATGGAACTCAAGAAGACAGCTGGGCGTAGCGCAGTAAACCAATAG
- the LOC136490282 gene encoding uncharacterized protein — MEEQVVTERIRRKLEEVNATVQQHLAGVQDHVNFTMQQAYFKCAYDCFDRRRTQEGINSCVENCSVPVLTANNVVENEMAKFQERLNRSLIVCQDKFEAAKLQKLKTDATQELESCVNRSIDDSIRVLPHVVEQIKSTLQIN, encoded by the exons ATGGAGGAGCAGGTGGTGACGGAGCGGATCCGGCGGAAGCTGGAGGAGGTCAACGCCACCGTGCAGCAGCACCTCGCCGGCGTCCAGGACCACGTCAACTTCACCATGCAG CAAGCATACTTCAAGTGCGCATATGACTGCTTTGATCGGCGACGTACTCAAGAAGGGATCAACAGCTGTGTGGAGAATTGTAGTGTGCCTGTCCTTACCGCCAACAATGTTGTTGAGAATGAGATGGCCAAGTTTCAG GAACGGTTGAATCGGTCATTGATAGTCTGTCAAGACAAGTTTGAAGCAGCCAAGCTCCAGAAGTTGAAAACAGATGCAACTCAGGAACTGGAATCCTGTGTCAACAGATCTATCGATGACAGCATCAGGGTCCTCCCCCATGTGGTGGAGCAGATCAAGTCCACCCTCCAAATCAATTAG